The sequence TTTGTCATACGCTTACCCACCTCTCTCTCCTTCTTTTATTCATACGTATTGATTAACACTTTAAGCGATGAAACATGCTTTTGCATCCATGCTTAAATAAAAAAGTAACTCGCTGTATCCCGGATAGGGATGTATGCTCTCCTGCAGTTTCTGTAGGGGGATTTGATTCTGCTTTAATAGCTGTAACTCACCCAACAATTCACACGCCCGTTCTCCTAAAATAGAAGCCCCTAGTATTAATCCTTTGTTGTCACAAATTACTTTTGCTTTACCTATTGTTTTTTTGATCCACAACGGCACGATCTAAATCTTCATAGTCAAACGTAAAAGTCTTGATATCATTATGCTCCGTGCTTGCTTCAACTTCAGTTAAGCCACAACAAGCAAACTCGGGGTCTGAGAACGTACACCAAGCGACACCTGATAAGTCAATAGGCTGTGTTCCTACACCATATAAATTATGGATTACATTTCGTGCTTGATACCCAGCCATATGAGAAAAAAGGTAAGGCCCTACCACATCTCCAGTTGCATAAATATTAGAGACGTTGGTTTGACAGTAGTCATTCACCGTGATTCCTTGCGAGGTAGCTTTAATACCAATATCGGCTATATTTAGCGTCGTTAGATTAGGTTGCCGTCCTAAAGCAAACAAGATTTTTTCCGCACAAACGATGGCTTCTCCCTCAGGCGAAGAAAGTGTTAGCTGAATACCTGTAGCATCCTCTGAGACAGCAATAGCACGTTGATTTAGAAGAATATCTACCCCATCTTTTTCTAAGACTTCCTGTAGTAACTTAGAAAGCTCTACTTCTTCTCGATAAAGAATATGAGGAGCCATTTCTACCAGTTTAACTTCTACGCCCAGCGCTTGCATTGCTTGTGACAGCTCAACACCAATAGCCCCAGCGCCCAACACAATGATGCTACTAGGCAGGTTTGGCAAAAGAAAAATATTTTCATTTGTTAGATAATCAACTGTGTTAATACCAAAGATATCTGGAACGACAGGCGATGAGCCTGTGGCAATCATTATATTCTCTGCTTGCAAAGTATTTGTACCTACTTGAACAGTATCTTTATCCAAAAACACGGCTTCACCGTAGAAATATTCGATTCCAGCAGCTTCTAAAACAGGTACAGCTTCTGCTTGATGTGCCTTCTGAATTAATGCTCGTACTTTTGATAAAACATCAGCAGAGTTTATCTCTATAG is a genomic window of Psychrobacter cibarius containing:
- a CDS encoding NAD(P)/FAD-dependent oxidoreductase gives rise to the protein MSISDYSKSKLLYDLVVIGAGAGGLNAALTAMEYGKKVALVERNQPGGECTWSGCIPSKAMIQMAKEIKISKKYGSIEINSADVLSKVRALIQKAHQAEAVPVLEAAGIEYFYGEAVFLDKDTVQVGTNTLQAENIMIATGSSPVVPDIFGINTVDYLTNENIFLLPNLPSSIIVLGAGAIGVELSQAMQALGVEVKLVEMAPHILYREEVELSKLLQEVLEKDGVDILLNQRAIAVSEDATGIQLTLSSPEGEAIVCAEKILFALGRQPNLTTLNIADIGIKATSQGITVNDYCQTNVSNIYATGDVVGPYLFSHMAGYQARNVIHNLYGVGTQPIDLSGVAWCTFSDPEFACCGLTEVEASTEHNDIKTFTFDYEDLDRAVVDQKNNR